One Aegilops tauschii subsp. strangulata cultivar AL8/78 chromosome 2, Aet v6.0, whole genome shotgun sequence genomic window, CGGTGACTGCTGATGCAGGCCGTTAGATCCATTCCACATCGGCCGTGGCGCTCGCCCTTGATTTCGAGCGGGGCAAGGCCTACGGCCACCGAATATGATGAGAGCGCAGCTCACCGGGCTCGCACAGGTGGTCGTGGACGCTGGGAAAGCAGTGGCGGTGGTAAAACAACTGCTAATAGAGTGCTGGAATCAACCGGTTGAGGAGAAGCCTTTGCAACAACGGCCATGTTGCATTCTTTGCTTTGCAACAAGGCGCAAGTTGCAATGGTGTGGAGACGATTACGGGCCGTCCGATCAGAAACGAATCTAATGAAAGTGGAGGCGGTCGACGCACACAGCTCCATCAATGCTAGCGTGTCCGACTAAAAAACTTGACGTAAAACTCTTTTTTTCCGACAAAATGACGTAAAACTCTTGATTCGTACATGATGAATCTCGGTAGATACTATATGTACGATGATGATTTTGCCAGCACTCAAGGAGCAAAGGCAAAGACCTTATAGAGCTTAAATATATACGTATATATTGCTTGCGTTGAAGCCTTCCTATGTGATGACTAGACGATGCTTCCTATAAGAAAATAAAACGCGCAGAAATGGGGTAGCTAGGACAGAAGTTGTACACTTTCTTATACTGTAGAAAATAGACCCGTCTGATTGCCGTGCTCGATCTCCGCAGCAGGCTAATCTTTTTGTTTACAGTTGGGAATTGTGGAGATGTGGACAATCTGATGCCAACAGTCTTGCAGTTCTGCTGTTATTCTGAATTTCTGGTCAGCAGTTTGGTTACTCGGCTCGTCGCCCTCGCATACCCCACAATGGCACTAATTTAATGTAAAACGAAGAAAACCAAGCGAAGACCGAAGAAAACCAGGTCACTCTGAGCCTTGACACGAAGAAGATGGCCACTCTCAATCAAAGAAAAAAGGACAGCAGGAGGGCCACTCAACCCTGTGTATCCTTTTTAATCAGAAAATTCCATGGTCCTGTCCAAATGTTTATTCAGATAACCATTCTCCTGTCCAAATGGTGATCTCATATGCTTATTCAGATATTTTGAGCATACATAGCTCAAACAATATTTGGGTCTTACTCGGGTAGAATGTCTGTCTGTTCATTTCCATTTGCGGGTTTACAGTAACGCGTATATACAACCCATATTATCACCCAATCATCGTATGATTTGGTTCATCTAAAAATCATCATATAGATTAGATGACATACATATACGTCACTATGTGGGGCCAACGTACTATCAGTTGTGATGTTTTTTTTCTGAATGTTGGTAGTTGATCTACCAAATTCATTGATCAGGGAGAAAGAGTAAcaggagcgccgaaaaaggcaaAGACATCAAAGAAACGATGCCATTAAAAGGAAAAAAGATGCACAAAAGGGTCCTCAACCCGGGTCAAAAGGAATTCCAGCTCCTGCCATGTTCCATATAGTGATTTCGTCCTTCAGTCGTTGCACGAAGGTGTGCATGTCCATCCGTAAGTCCTGGAAAATCCGTCGATTGCGCTCATGCCATATCTCCCAGGAGACTAGATGCATCAAAGAAAAAACTCCTTTCCTCTTATCAGTTGTGATGTTTGACTCTACTCGTCCTCACGATACGAAACGGCACATGCACAGGCCCGAAGCCCCGATCCACATCTGATCTATACGTACTTCACCCTTCGCCGAGAAGCAAGCGACTGAGATCCCTGATTTTGTTTCTCATCAGCTTCTAAATGATATGATGATTATATCAGGAATAAAGTCTATTTATCGTGAAAAAAAAGAACAAAAGAAAGCAAGGGACTGAGAACTACTCCcgcacaaaaaaagaaaaaaatatttttAATACTACACTAGTATAAAAAATACTATTATAttataggacggagggagtaaaagATTCGCATAACCTTCGTGTTTACCTTGATTTCTAAGTGAAAATTAGTCAAGCGAAGTCACAGAATGGCATCTCTCtcctttttatttcttccaatgaATCAATAAACACGTGTACATGTAACTATGTAAATATAGCTGCATGCTGACAAAATTAAACTACTCTGGCAATTACATGGTCCGGCAGTTGCTGGGCTGTTCCTCGCAGACGACCATGTGCGGCGGCTGGTACTGGTGGTGGTAGTAGCTGGGCTGGTAGTAGTACGGCGGCGGGTACGTCGGCACGGCCGGCTTCGGTTCatccttcttctcctccggcttCTTCACCTCCTCCACCTTGATGATGTGCGCGTGGCCGAGCTTCTTGCGGAGGCAGCTGACGAGGCACACAGGGTCGACGCCGTCGCCGACCACCTCCAGCTGGTCCCTCGCGTCGCCGATTATCCCCATGGAcgtcaccccggctgctctggc contains:
- the LOC109734210 gene encoding heavy metal-associated isoprenylated plant protein 47, encoding MKQKIVIQLSMSCDKSRAKALTMAARAAGVTSMGIIGDARDQLEVVGDGVDPVCLVSCLRKKLGHAHIIKVEEVKKPEEKKDEPKPAVPTYPPPYYYQPSYYHHQYQPPHMVVCEEQPSNCRTM